From one Microbulbifer sp. A4B17 genomic stretch:
- a CDS encoding CBS domain-containing protein, with product MSTSNNIHHIPTLAALMTPFPYHIDINATVEDALAMMEEHKVRHLPVTRAGDLETVISRGDIERANAPGHRLEEQQLYVHDLCARRPFIADIHDPLDKILLAMADTSIGSVLVMREGELVGIVTVTDILRFCSKFMAELAQPVDDSIA from the coding sequence ATGTCCACCTCCAATAATATCCACCATATACCGACCTTGGCTGCCCTAATGACGCCATTTCCCTACCATATCGATATCAATGCCACGGTAGAGGATGCACTGGCAATGATGGAAGAGCATAAGGTGCGCCACCTGCCAGTCACACGGGCTGGCGATTTAGAGACGGTGATTTCACGCGGGGATATCGAAAGAGCCAATGCCCCTGGACATAGGTTAGAAGAGCAGCAACTTTATGTGCATGACCTATGTGCCAGACGTCCCTTTATTGCAGATATCCACGATCCACTGGATAAAATCCTCCTGGCAATGGCAGATACCAGTATTGGCTCCGTACTGGTTATGCGGGAAGGCGAGCTGGTTGGTATTGTGACAGTCACTGATATTCTGCGCTTTTGTAGTAAATTTATGGCAGAACTGGCCCAGCCAGTAGACGACTCTATCGCCTGA
- a CDS encoding SLC13 family permease, whose protein sequence is MTLDQILILLILSVTIVLFIWGRWRHDMVALAALLVCVFVGLIPPENAFIGFGHPAVVTVACVLILSRGLQDTGAMDALAQRVVRKSGNISISILLLTGLAAFLSSFMNNVGALALLMPVAADMAEKQKMALGKILMPLSFSTILGGMTTLIGTPPNLVVSGFRADSGAGSYGMFDFTPVGLVVAIAGILFITFVGWRLVPVRNRAGASSFETGTYLTEALVEEKSAAAGKNLREISKMLGTEDAQIVGVVHNDARVSPATPWHKVNSGDILVIEAEPESLATCLSNLSLKTVGALGSDPTSEVTQTDGGDAESNSLGGSQVKKLTDRTDMQLRELVVMPDSPLIGRPVRFSRLAARYQIHLLALSRQGRRSVRRLRSTPLLAGDALLMMGTDENLNSFSRNKGCVPLASRDISIPNKEKAAIALLAMMVAVAGAAFGLLPAAISFATCVLAFMALKVVPLRNVYDSVDGSVVVLLGTLITVADAMESTGAADLVAQFLLDVLAQGSAVFALGLILVVTMTLSDFMNNVATAAVMCSIAMSTAEQLAVNPDSFLMAVAIGASCAFLTPVGHQNNTLILGPGGFEFGDYWRMGLPLELLVLVVSIPMLLWVWPL, encoded by the coding sequence ATGACATTGGATCAAATCCTTATTCTGCTTATTTTAAGCGTGACTATCGTTCTTTTTATTTGGGGGCGCTGGCGGCATGATATGGTTGCTTTGGCAGCCTTATTAGTTTGTGTATTTGTTGGGCTGATCCCCCCTGAAAATGCTTTTATTGGTTTCGGTCATCCGGCAGTGGTTACGGTGGCTTGTGTATTAATTCTGAGTAGAGGATTACAGGATACGGGGGCAATGGATGCCCTGGCGCAGCGTGTGGTAAGAAAAAGTGGCAATATCTCAATATCCATATTGTTATTGACGGGGTTGGCTGCCTTTTTATCCAGTTTTATGAACAATGTGGGTGCTCTGGCTTTATTGATGCCCGTAGCTGCTGATATGGCAGAAAAACAAAAGATGGCACTGGGAAAAATCCTAATGCCGCTCTCTTTTAGCACTATTTTGGGAGGCATGACGACCCTGATAGGGACGCCGCCAAACTTGGTGGTATCCGGTTTCCGTGCCGATTCTGGTGCGGGTAGTTATGGCATGTTTGATTTCACCCCTGTCGGCCTGGTGGTTGCGATAGCTGGGATTCTATTTATTACATTTGTCGGTTGGCGTTTGGTGCCTGTTCGTAACCGGGCGGGAGCTTCTTCTTTTGAAACTGGCACCTACCTGACAGAGGCTCTGGTCGAGGAAAAAAGTGCGGCTGCCGGCAAGAATCTACGAGAAATCTCCAAGATGCTGGGAACTGAGGATGCCCAGATAGTGGGTGTTGTACACAATGATGCCAGGGTTTCTCCTGCGACGCCCTGGCACAAAGTTAATAGTGGCGACATATTGGTAATTGAGGCCGAGCCAGAGAGTCTTGCCACCTGCTTATCCAATCTCAGCCTGAAAACGGTGGGAGCTCTTGGATCAGATCCAACTTCCGAGGTAACACAGACTGACGGCGGCGATGCAGAGAGTAATTCCCTAGGGGGAAGCCAAGTTAAAAAACTGACAGACCGCACGGATATGCAGTTGAGGGAGTTGGTGGTTATGCCAGATTCCCCTCTAATTGGACGGCCCGTAAGGTTTTCGCGCCTGGCAGCCAGATATCAGATCCACTTGCTGGCACTTTCCCGCCAAGGGCGTCGTTCGGTGCGCCGCTTGCGCTCAACGCCACTACTCGCCGGTGATGCCCTGTTAATGATGGGAACTGATGAAAACCTGAACAGTTTTTCCCGGAATAAAGGTTGTGTGCCTCTGGCATCAAGGGATATCAGCATCCCGAACAAAGAAAAGGCAGCTATTGCATTACTGGCTATGATGGTTGCTGTTGCAGGTGCGGCATTTGGTTTGTTGCCTGCAGCGATCTCCTTTGCCACTTGTGTGCTGGCTTTTATGGCATTGAAGGTTGTGCCGTTGCGAAATGTCTATGACTCAGTAGATGGGTCCGTTGTGGTTCTATTGGGAACGCTGATCACGGTTGCCGATGCGATGGAGTCAACCGGCGCAGCTGACCTGGTGGCGCAGTTTTTACTGGATGTTTTGGCGCAGGGGAGTGCTGTTTTTGCCCTGGGGCTGATTCTGGTGGTTACCATGACGTTGTCGGACTTTATGAATAATGTCGCCACTGCAGCTGTGATGTGCTCGATTGCGATGAGCACTGCAGAGCAGCTGGCAGTGAATCCAGACAGTTTCCTGATGGCTGTCGCAATTGGTGCCTCTTGTGCATTCCTGACACCAGTTGGGCACCAAAATAACACTCTGATCCTTGGACCCGGAGGATTTGAATTTGGGGATTACTGGAGAATGGGGCTACCTCTCGAGTTGTTGGTATTGGTAGTGAGTATCCCCATGTTACTCTGGGTCTGGCCCCTGTAA
- the mnmH gene encoding tRNA 2-selenouridine(34) synthase MnmH: MRTDTADFTKLFLEDTPLLDVRAPVEFTRGAFPSADNHPLLDDCQRELIGTTYKNNGQQAAINLGWELASEEILATRLTYWKSFIDHYPDGYLYCFRGGLRSRFAQKLLREAGIDYPMVKGGYKAMRSFLLSELEKQCENLPLMVIAGHTGSGKTELINLVQRSVDLEGIAKHRGSSFGRTNSQQPSQINFENKLSIDLLKLSQSPGSVVIEDESRLIGRCALPHVLQAAMKTAPRVLVEEPVEARAQRIVRDYISEGLNRFTGSEKPPAESLGEELRFNLNKIRKRLGGLRYKQLDEALNSANRELLKSNNSEAYIPVVISLLQDYYDGSYDHIMKKANQEILFRGTYKEVQQWLSDSSQLPQK; the protein is encoded by the coding sequence TTGCGGACAGATACTGCAGATTTTACAAAGCTCTTTTTAGAGGATACTCCCCTCTTGGATGTGCGCGCACCTGTAGAATTTACCCGTGGCGCATTTCCCTCTGCAGATAACCACCCTCTACTGGATGACTGCCAACGTGAATTAATTGGTACTACATACAAAAATAATGGACAGCAGGCCGCAATTAATCTGGGATGGGAACTAGCTTCAGAAGAGATACTGGCAACTCGCCTCACTTATTGGAAAAGTTTTATCGATCACTACCCTGACGGTTATCTCTACTGTTTTAGGGGAGGGCTGCGCTCGCGCTTCGCACAAAAGTTGCTGCGCGAGGCAGGCATTGACTATCCAATGGTAAAAGGTGGCTACAAGGCAATGCGTAGTTTTCTGCTGTCAGAGCTGGAAAAGCAGTGTGAAAATCTTCCTCTTATGGTAATCGCAGGACACACGGGAAGCGGTAAAACAGAGCTGATCAATTTGGTTCAACGATCTGTAGACCTAGAGGGTATCGCTAAACACCGAGGTTCCAGCTTTGGCCGTACCAACAGTCAGCAACCGTCACAGATCAATTTTGAAAATAAGCTCAGCATTGATTTACTAAAACTTTCCCAGAGTCCTGGTAGTGTCGTTATCGAGGATGAAAGCCGGTTGATTGGACGCTGTGCCCTGCCACACGTACTGCAAGCTGCCATGAAAACAGCCCCACGAGTACTCGTTGAGGAACCAGTGGAAGCCCGAGCACAACGTATTGTGCGCGACTATATCAGTGAAGGACTCAACCGTTTTACTGGCAGTGAAAAACCCCCTGCAGAAAGTTTGGGGGAAGAACTGCGCTTCAACCTAAATAAAATCCGCAAACGCTTAGGTGGGCTACGTTACAAGCAGCTGGACGAGGCTCTGAATTCAGCCAACCGTGAACTACTGAAAAGCAATAATAGTGAGGCCTACATTCCGGTAGTGATATCACTGCTACAAGACTATTACGATGGTAGCTACGACCACATTATGAAAAAAGCTAACCAAGAAATTTTATTTCGTGGTACTTACAAAGAAGTGCAGCAGTGGTTAAGTGATAGCAGTCAACTACCGCAAAAATAG
- a CDS encoding SDR family oxidoreductase encodes MDKPPISRFRSPNRSFAAESLAQIGRGYVVPDRVALITGCSSGIGRELALALHRRGTIVIATARRPESLQELADLGIATEALDVNSQADINRVVHAVKAAYGRLDILVNNAGYGQMGPLLELDTRALEKQFRTNVFAPLALIRACVPLMRSEQGGIVCNIGSVSGVMPTPFSGAYCASKAALHSISDVLRLELKPFGIRVMTVQPGAIASEFGRHAETSLRGLLPPDSLYKRQEEVVRARAQESQQNATLASTLAKKLVRELLRKRARPLVRIGNRSSLLPWMARWLPRSFRDWVLMRRFKLNRLIPKT; translated from the coding sequence GTGGATAAGCCGCCCATTTCCAGATTTCGTTCCCCCAATCGAAGTTTTGCTGCGGAAAGCCTTGCGCAAATTGGGCGGGGTTATGTGGTTCCGGATCGAGTGGCTTTAATTACCGGCTGCTCAAGTGGTATTGGGCGGGAGCTGGCTCTGGCACTACATCGCCGGGGAACCATAGTGATTGCCACTGCGCGCCGCCCGGAAAGTTTACAAGAGCTGGCGGACCTGGGAATTGCAACAGAGGCCTTGGATGTGAATTCCCAGGCGGATATCAATCGAGTGGTTCACGCAGTAAAAGCGGCATACGGGCGTCTCGATATTTTGGTCAATAACGCCGGTTACGGTCAGATGGGGCCGCTGCTGGAACTGGACACGCGAGCACTGGAAAAGCAGTTCCGAACCAATGTATTTGCCCCTCTCGCTCTGATTAGGGCCTGTGTACCTTTAATGCGTTCGGAGCAGGGCGGAATTGTGTGTAATATTGGCTCGGTTTCCGGGGTAATGCCCACACCTTTCTCCGGTGCCTATTGTGCTTCTAAAGCGGCCCTACACTCCATTTCTGATGTTTTGCGACTTGAACTAAAACCCTTTGGTATTCGGGTAATGACGGTGCAACCCGGTGCGATTGCATCGGAATTTGGGCGTCACGCCGAAACTTCCCTGCGTGGTCTTTTACCTCCCGATTCCTTGTATAAGCGGCAGGAGGAGGTTGTCAGGGCTCGTGCCCAGGAGTCCCAGCAAAATGCCACTCTAGCCAGTACACTGGCGAAAAAACTGGTGCGCGAGCTGCTGCGCAAGCGTGCCCGCCCCCTGGTACGTATTGGCAATCGAAGCAGCCTGTTGCCCTGGATGGCCCGCTGGCTGCCGCGCAGTTTTAGGGATTGGGTTTTAATGCGGCGATTTAAGCTCAATCGACTCATTCCAAAAACCTGA
- a CDS encoding VOC family protein — MGQILGLRKTVYGVANITEAVAWYTQVLEQKPSYESDSYAAFSIGDCELGLNADARSAISRADGVVAYWQVLDLAAQIERLGTMGVRQHTDIEEVSGRVLMASFLDPYGNVFGLIEYLQTPIER, encoded by the coding sequence ATGGGGCAGATTCTTGGCTTGCGCAAAACAGTCTACGGAGTTGCCAACATTACCGAGGCTGTGGCCTGGTATACGCAGGTACTCGAACAAAAACCCAGCTATGAAAGCGATAGCTATGCGGCGTTTAGTATTGGTGATTGCGAGCTCGGATTAAATGCCGATGCGCGCAGTGCGATCAGCCGGGCCGATGGTGTAGTTGCTTACTGGCAGGTTTTGGATTTGGCCGCGCAGATTGAGCGACTCGGCACTATGGGGGTGCGGCAGCACACGGATATAGAGGAAGTTTCTGGACGTGTGCTGATGGCGAGCTTTCTCGACCCCTATGGCAATGTTTTCGGATTGATTGAGTACCTGCAAACGCCCATTGAGAGATAG
- a CDS encoding DUF2750 domain-containing protein translates to MQSETLTDNFEDNCARFLPEAVGQGCVWALQGEEGFALCESEKRADTEVMPFWSQREFAQDHCEGDWADYEAVAIDLEEFMDDWLTGMHEDVLLVGINWNAELEGVEVEPLDLLEQLEQELQ, encoded by the coding sequence ATGCAAAGCGAAACCCTAACCGATAATTTTGAAGATAATTGCGCGCGCTTTTTGCCTGAAGCTGTCGGCCAAGGCTGCGTCTGGGCCCTGCAGGGTGAGGAGGGCTTTGCACTTTGTGAGTCTGAAAAGCGGGCCGATACTGAGGTTATGCCCTTTTGGTCGCAAAGAGAATTTGCACAAGACCACTGCGAAGGAGACTGGGCTGACTATGAGGCAGTGGCAATTGACCTGGAAGAATTTATGGATGACTGGCTCACCGGCATGCATGAAGATGTCTTATTGGTGGGGATAAACTGGAACGCCGAACTGGAAGGGGTTGAGGTGGAGCCCCTGGACCTGCTGGAGCAGTTGGAGCAAGAGCTGCAATAA
- the rlmD gene encoding 23S rRNA (uracil(1939)-C(5))-methyltransferase RlmD — MSKKPRFITGRKPVKKNLPSRAEATIEKFSHDMRGIARVGGKTVFIDSALPGEQVKFRYTARRGRFDEGIVEEILSASTDRCAPQCAYVDSCGGCSVQHLEPSAQIIEKQKVLLDQLLRFGGIEPEEILPPLTADVYGYRRKARIGIRKLKKSQGGELLFGFRKKHSNDLVDIDECPVLHTKIAEHLGSLKKLVGESEGRANFSHLEVAVGDDVTALVLRHLKPLSDKDLALWLAFAKSTSIHLYIQGGSDASLERIWPTEGAAYLSYQLPEFDLTLRFKPQDFVQVNFAINRQMVSRAVKLLDPQSSERVLDLFCGLGNFTLPLARRAAEVIGVEGVGALTQRGEDNAALNQLHNVYFYSADLNEKMAGAPWAEAGFDKILLDPPRDGALEAVRGLARFSASRIVYVSCNPATLARDAGELVKLGYRLSKAGVMDMFPHTDHVESMAVFDRI; from the coding sequence ATGAGTAAGAAGCCCCGTTTTATTACTGGCCGCAAGCCGGTTAAAAAAAACTTGCCGAGCCGCGCTGAAGCGACAATAGAAAAATTTAGTCACGATATGCGCGGTATTGCCCGGGTAGGTGGCAAAACGGTGTTTATTGATAGTGCCTTACCGGGAGAGCAGGTTAAATTCCGCTATACCGCACGGCGCGGCCGTTTTGATGAGGGAATTGTTGAGGAAATCCTATCGGCTTCAACGGATCGGTGCGCGCCGCAGTGCGCCTATGTGGATTCATGTGGAGGCTGTTCGGTTCAGCACCTGGAGCCATCGGCACAAATTATTGAAAAGCAAAAAGTTCTTTTGGATCAGTTGTTGCGTTTTGGCGGTATTGAACCCGAAGAAATACTGCCGCCGTTAACTGCTGATGTCTATGGTTATCGGCGCAAGGCCCGTATCGGCATTCGCAAATTAAAAAAGTCACAGGGTGGCGAGCTGCTTTTTGGTTTTCGAAAAAAGCACAGCAATGATTTGGTAGATATTGATGAGTGCCCGGTACTGCATACAAAAATTGCTGAACATTTAGGATCGCTAAAAAAACTTGTTGGCGAAAGTGAAGGCCGGGCAAACTTTTCTCATCTGGAAGTGGCGGTTGGAGATGATGTGACAGCTCTGGTGCTCCGCCATTTAAAACCCCTGTCAGATAAGGACTTGGCGCTCTGGTTAGCATTTGCTAAAAGTACTAGTATACACCTGTATATACAAGGTGGCAGTGATGCTTCACTGGAGAGAATCTGGCCGACAGAAGGAGCTGCTTATCTAAGTTATCAGTTGCCGGAATTTGACCTGACGCTGAGATTTAAACCGCAGGATTTTGTGCAGGTAAATTTTGCGATAAATCGGCAGATGGTGAGTCGAGCCGTTAAGTTACTCGATCCGCAATCCTCCGAGCGCGTATTGGATTTATTTTGTGGACTGGGGAATTTTACCCTGCCATTGGCGCGTCGTGCAGCGGAAGTGATCGGGGTCGAAGGTGTCGGCGCTTTAACTCAAAGGGGCGAGGACAATGCCGCTTTGAACCAATTACACAATGTTTACTTTTATTCTGCCGACTTGAACGAAAAAATGGCAGGTGCGCCTTGGGCTGAAGCAGGTTTCGATAAAATCCTGTTGGACCCACCGAGGGACGGCGCTCTGGAGGCTGTGCGCGGATTGGCGCGATTTTCTGCCAGCAGGATCGTCTACGTCTCCTGTAACCCTGCCACCCTGGCTCGGGATGCCGGTGAATTGGTGAAGTTGGGGTACCGGTTGAGTAAGGCGGGTGTCATGGATATGTTTCCCCATACCGATCATGTTGAGTCGATGGCGGTATTCGACAGAATTTAG
- a CDS encoding M48 family metallopeptidase gives MKQAQDFIFEDIPYRLVRSSRRKRLGLVLSSGGVEVRIPQRCAARYGHEFLQENIQWVRAQLLAADRRAAQVPQYQYAFGESFPWLGQQLPLQRATSSKCAGIGDGAIRLYTRYRQPDNTQLQTALQRLYQREALALLTQKSHVLAEQLGLSISSVKVRRTKSKWGHCSIRGELQFNWLVCLAPEPIVDYLVAHEVCHLQHHNHSRAFWDLVQSVCPRFKELRRWLRDNGHRLIL, from the coding sequence TTGAAACAGGCCCAGGACTTTATTTTTGAAGATATTCCCTATCGCTTGGTGCGTTCGAGCCGGCGCAAGCGTCTGGGGCTGGTACTGTCTTCCGGTGGTGTGGAAGTGCGAATTCCACAGCGTTGCGCAGCGCGCTACGGGCATGAATTCCTGCAGGAAAATATCCAGTGGGTGAGAGCGCAGTTACTCGCAGCCGACCGGCGCGCCGCGCAGGTGCCGCAATATCAGTACGCCTTTGGTGAGAGTTTTCCCTGGCTGGGACAGCAGCTTCCCTTACAGCGTGCGACAAGCAGCAAATGTGCCGGTATTGGCGATGGTGCTATCAGGCTCTATACCCGCTATCGCCAGCCCGATAATACGCAGCTGCAAACTGCTTTACAACGCCTTTACCAGCGGGAAGCATTGGCATTATTAACGCAAAAATCCCATGTATTGGCCGAGCAGCTGGGGTTAAGTATTTCATCAGTAAAAGTCCGTCGCACCAAAAGCAAGTGGGGTCACTGTAGTATCCGCGGTGAGCTGCAGTTTAACTGGCTTGTTTGTCTCGCTCCTGAGCCTATAGTGGATTACCTGGTGGCTCACGAAGTCTGCCATTTGCAACACCATAACCACAGCCGCGCTTTCTGGGATTTGGTCCAAAGTGTGTGCCCCAGATTTAAAGAGTTGCGCCGCTGGTTGCGCGATAACGGTCACCGTCTGATCCTGTAA
- a CDS encoding hotdog fold thioesterase — MAIWHLDPSLEELNQGISQCMPGYLGMEITEIGDDYLEGTLPVDHRTRQPFGILHGGANVVLSETLGSIGANLLVDTNKFYCVGQEVNANHLRPVPEGEVRGRAKPVHIGRSSQVWEILIYAPNGKLSCISRITMAVVAHGA; from the coding sequence ATGGCAATTTGGCATTTAGATCCTTCACTGGAAGAACTGAACCAGGGAATATCCCAGTGCATGCCCGGCTACCTGGGAATGGAAATTACGGAAATTGGCGATGATTACCTGGAAGGGACCTTGCCCGTAGACCATCGCACTCGCCAGCCCTTCGGTATTTTGCATGGTGGTGCCAATGTCGTATTGTCGGAGACGCTGGGTTCCATAGGTGCCAACCTATTAGTAGATACCAATAAATTTTATTGTGTCGGTCAGGAAGTTAACGCCAATCATCTGCGCCCTGTCCCGGAGGGAGAGGTTCGTGGTCGTGCAAAACCCGTGCATATTGGGCGCAGCAGCCAGGTTTGGGAAATTCTGATCTATGCACCCAATGGTAAACTCAGTTGTATTTCTCGCATTACCATGGCCGTTGTAGCTCATGGTGCCTAG
- a CDS encoding DUF2799 domain-containing protein — protein MFAGKIRLFLVLLVLGLSGCAVISEEECRAGLWYERGLQDGARGRSQSLVYDIAQECDSYDMHVDSDAWLQGHEEGIETYCTAENGYHQGRRGRNYQGVCTGPTADLFLQNYERGLAEYRIEQHYQRLLWRRDNLERELLSLHYAYRNTDSEAQAQALYLQRSRLRWELRMLDMELFRYGLFGPTHLTPGYYPPGFFSARLFYW, from the coding sequence ATGTTTGCAGGAAAAATACGTCTTTTTCTCGTTTTGCTGGTGCTGGGGTTAAGCGGCTGCGCAGTAATTTCCGAAGAGGAGTGCCGCGCGGGGCTCTGGTATGAGCGGGGCCTGCAAGACGGCGCTCGCGGTCGCTCACAGTCGCTGGTGTACGATATTGCCCAAGAGTGTGACAGTTACGACATGCATGTGGATAGCGATGCATGGCTGCAGGGCCATGAAGAGGGTATAGAGACTTACTGCACTGCAGAAAATGGCTATCACCAGGGGCGTAGGGGACGTAATTACCAAGGAGTTTGCACTGGCCCTACTGCTGATTTGTTTTTACAGAATTACGAGCGCGGTCTCGCCGAATACCGCATAGAGCAGCATTACCAGCGCCTTTTGTGGCGCCGGGATAATTTAGAGCGCGAGTTGCTCTCCCTGCATTACGCCTATCGGAACACTGATAGTGAAGCCCAGGCCCAGGCATTGTACTTGCAGCGCAGCCGCCTTCGCTGGGAGCTGCGGATGTTGGATATGGAGTTGTTTCGTTACGGCTTGTTTGGTCCCACGCATTTAACGCCCGGCTATTATCCCCCCGGATTTTTTTCTGCCAGATTATTTTATTGGTAA
- a CDS encoding MBL fold metallo-hydrolase, with amino-acid sequence MSLQYHLVPVTPFQQNCSLLWCEDSKRAAVVDPGGDLDKILAAVEERGLKLEKILLTHGHLDHVGGTAALSKQLQLPIEGPHKGDDFWIQQLPMQAQMFGFPAVEVFTPDRWLEQGDTVTVGDQELEVHHCPGHTPGHVIFFHRPSQLALVGDVLFAGSIGRTDFPQGDHDTLIRSIKERLWPLGDEVQFVPGHGPMSTFGQERQTNPFVADKRFG; translated from the coding sequence ATGTCGCTGCAATATCACCTGGTTCCGGTTACTCCTTTCCAGCAAAACTGCTCGTTGCTGTGGTGTGAAGACAGTAAGCGCGCGGCTGTTGTCGACCCCGGTGGCGATCTCGATAAGATTCTGGCGGCGGTGGAGGAGCGCGGTCTCAAGCTGGAGAAAATCCTGCTCACCCACGGCCACCTGGACCATGTAGGCGGCACTGCGGCGTTGTCCAAGCAGCTCCAGCTGCCGATAGAGGGGCCGCATAAAGGCGATGATTTCTGGATTCAGCAGTTGCCCATGCAGGCGCAGATGTTTGGTTTCCCCGCTGTCGAAGTATTTACTCCAGACCGCTGGTTGGAGCAGGGAGATACGGTTACTGTAGGGGATCAGGAACTGGAGGTGCACCACTGCCCGGGCCATACTCCCGGCCATGTGATTTTCTTCCACCGCCCCAGCCAGTTGGCTCTGGTGGGAGATGTTTTGTTTGCCGGTTCGATCGGGCGTACGGATTTTCCCCAGGGAGATCACGATACCCTGATTCGCTCTATCAAAGAGCGCCTATGGCCGCTGGGTGATGAGGTTCAATTTGTACCGGGGCATGGCCCCATGTCCACTTTTGGCCAGGAGCGCCAAACCAATCCTTTTGTCGCCGACAAGCGCTTTGGTTAA